A segment of the Phycisphaerae bacterium RAS1 genome:
GACCGCTTCGTGACAGCCCCGGAGCCGGCCTCGCTGGCCCTGCTCGGCCTGGCGGCCCTGGCGATTCGCCGCCGCTAGTCCGCGTTTTTCGATCTGCGCGCTGTGGATTCAGATGCTTCGAGCCGTCGCGGTCACTGACTGCGGCGGCTCGAACGCTTTTATCCGTGAGGGAGCGCTCTCCCAGCATTTCCGAGCCGCGACCGTGAGGGAGCGGTTCCGTAAGTCAGCCTGCGCAACGCCGGAGCGCCAGCAGAGCCCCAAGCGCAAGCGCGCGGGCATTCGTTCGCAGCGCCGTCGATCGGCAGGAAACACCCACGCGCTCGCGCTTGGGGCTCTGAAATTCTCATCGCGTGGACGTCAAGCCGGCGCGCGGAAATACGCCTCGAGAATCGCGGCATTGACCTCCGGCATCGCCAGCCGGCGCAACTCCTCCGTCGTCACCCAGCCGCACTCCTCGCTGGCAAGCGGGCGGGCTTCGCCGCTTACCCAGCGGCACGCCACCGGCGCCAGGTCAATCACGCGGTCGCCATAGTCGCAGCGGATGGACGCGAGCGTGCGATCCGCCGCCACCACGACGCCGCATTCTTCAAGCGCTTCGCGGACGGCGGCCTCTGCGGGCGTTTCGCCCGTTTCGCACTTTCCTCCGGGAAACTCCCACAATCCCCCGAGGTGCACGTCGCGCGGCCGGCGCGCAACGAGCCATAGCCCATCGCGCCGGATGATCGCCAGGGCGACGGGTTGTGGAACGACTGCGCGCGGCTGCATTTACGATGACTCTTGTCGCGAAGTCTAGGCCACGCGTGCCGCTCGCGCCAAACGCCCGCCGGCCTCTCGAACGGGGTCCGGCACGGCGTGGCCAGGATTTTGGCAGATGCCGCCGGTAAGGCCGCTTTTCCGAACCCGCGGCGCCAAGCGGCGGGTTGACGATCGTAAGCGGGTGGCGCCTCACAGGCGTGGGACGTCGACCCGCCGCTTGGCGCGGCGGGTTCGGACAGATATGCCCGCCGAGCCTGCCCAAACCCGTGGTCACACCCCGCACTAGCGGACCCCGCCCCGGCATGACGTGGCGGCGGTTTCCCGGTAAAATCCGGCGTTGTTCCGTCGTTTGTCATGGATGACCCTGGGCCTGGCGCGGTGATGTAGATGACCGTTATGAGCGTTCCTCCGGCGGGTTCATACGACGAGGCGAACATTCAGATGCTGGAGGGCGTGGATCACATCCGCGCCCGCCCCAGCATGTACATCGGCGACACCGCCGCCTACGGCCTGCATCACCTGGTTTACGAAGTCGTCGACAACTCGATCGACGAGGCGATGGCGGGCGTCTGCAAGAACATCACGGTCGCGCTGCGCGGCGATGGCGGCGTGTGCGTCGAGGACGACGGCCGCGGCATCCCCATCGGCTTCAAGGAAGAATACGGCATGACCGCCATCGAGCTGGTCATGACCAAAATCGGCTCGGGAGGGAAGTTCGACCGCGACGCCTACAAGGTCTCCGGCGGGCTGCACGGCGTGGGCGTCACGGCCGTGAATGCGCTCTCCGAGTGGCTCGAGGCGCAGAGCATCCGGGACGGCAAGATCTGGTCGATCCGCTTCGAGCGCGGCAAGACCGTCCGGCCGCTGGAAGCCATCGGCGGCGCCGCGAGTCGCACGGGCACGGTTGTCACGTTCAAGCCGGACGCCGATATCTTCTCGGTGACGGCGTTCAGCCACGACATCATCGCCCGCCGGCTGCGCGAGCTGGCGTACTTGAACTCCGGCGTACGCATCACGTTCATCGATGAGCGCGAGGGCTCGCGCGAGGAGTTCTGCTTTGAGAACGGCATCAAGCAGTTCGTGCAGCACCTGAACGAGGGCAAGGAGGCCCTGCACGACGCGGTCTATTTCAAGCGCGACGATGCTGCCACCCGGCTGATCTGCGAGATCGCCTTTCAGTATTCCGACGGCTACGACGAGACGACGCTCTCGTTTGCCAACAATATCAACACCAAGGAGGGCGGGACGCACCTGTCGGGCTTCCGCGCGGCGCTGACGCGCGTCATCAACGCCTACGCCCGCAAGAGCAACCTGCTGAAGGAAAAGGAGCCGACGCCGACGGGCGAGGACATCCGCGAGG
Coding sequences within it:
- the nudG gene encoding CTP pyrophosphohydrolase; its protein translation is MQPRAVVPQPVALAIIRRDGLWLVARRPRDVHLGGLWEFPGGKCETGETPAEAAVREALEECGVVVAADRTLASIRCDYGDRVIDLAPVACRWVSGEARPLASEECGWVTTEELRRLAMPEVNAAILEAYFRAPA